The following are encoded together in the Myxococcales bacterium genome:
- a CDS encoding metallophosphoesterase encodes MRLIWVVAGTAVLTLVSAWACGEDEATSNEPTGDAGSDVEVEAGIEWCPASGVSKGPWVMHVDGTSALVRWEACRPGTSPELAFGAEGGALDQKLDATAKAVDIPVTYLAALAPKQPQDLAGTYFMHDAALTGLEVGECYAYALGQDAERKGRFCTARPSGASFKILATGDTNPGLGENTVTLLGLMGKEGYDLTLHAGDIQYYASGLETWQHWFGLMSPMLAQGAFLPAVGNHEYEQPDEYTLYYQRFWDQAGFAGADGHFRGESGGIWFFFLNTETDFNPGSAEFAWFEQELAGASKKPGYRASILTFHRPMLTCGDKSQDESSRLALTPAFEKYGVKLVIQGHMHGYERFEVPTTADATKVTTYLTVGGGGGALEDVDKNIDRPTCALRKSSGSFYQMTLLEVGATSLKGRTIDVKGAERDSFEIPLP; translated from the coding sequence ATGCGCCTGATTTGGGTCGTCGCCGGGACCGCTGTGCTCACGCTCGTCTCGGCATGGGCTTGCGGGGAGGACGAGGCGACCTCGAACGAGCCGACTGGCGATGCGGGCAGTGACGTCGAGGTCGAGGCCGGCATCGAGTGGTGCCCGGCGAGCGGCGTGAGCAAGGGGCCCTGGGTGATGCACGTCGATGGCACGAGCGCGCTCGTACGCTGGGAAGCGTGTCGGCCCGGCACCTCGCCGGAGCTAGCGTTTGGGGCCGAAGGCGGCGCGCTCGATCAGAAGCTCGATGCAACAGCGAAGGCGGTGGACATCCCCGTGACGTACCTCGCGGCCCTCGCGCCCAAACAACCTCAAGATCTGGCCGGCACCTATTTCATGCACGACGCGGCGTTGACCGGGCTCGAGGTCGGCGAGTGTTACGCCTACGCGCTCGGGCAAGATGCCGAACGGAAGGGGCGCTTCTGCACGGCACGACCGAGCGGCGCGAGCTTCAAGATCCTCGCGACCGGCGACACGAACCCCGGACTCGGCGAAAACACGGTCACGCTGCTCGGGCTGATGGGCAAAGAGGGCTACGACCTCACGCTGCACGCGGGAGACATTCAGTACTACGCCTCGGGGCTCGAGACCTGGCAGCACTGGTTCGGCTTGATGTCGCCGATGCTCGCCCAGGGCGCGTTTCTGCCTGCCGTGGGCAATCACGAATACGAACAGCCCGACGAGTACACCCTCTACTACCAGCGCTTCTGGGACCAAGCCGGGTTCGCCGGCGCGGATGGGCACTTCCGTGGTGAATCGGGCGGGATCTGGTTCTTCTTCCTCAACACCGAGACCGACTTCAATCCTGGCTCGGCAGAGTTCGCATGGTTCGAGCAAGAGCTCGCCGGCGCTTCCAAGAAGCCTGGCTATCGCGCGAGCATCCTGACGTTCCACCGCCCCATGCTGACCTGTGGTGACAAAAGTCAGGACGAGAGCAGCCGGCTTGCCCTCACGCCGGCTTTCGAGAAGTACGGAGTCAAGCTGGTGATCCAGGGGCACATGCACGGGTACGAGCGCTTCGAGGTGCCAACCACGGCGGATGCAACCAAGGTCACGACCTACCTCACGGTGGGGGGCGGCGGTGGAGCGCTCGAGGACGTGGACAAGAACATCGACCGCCCGACCTGTGCGCTCCGCAAGAGCAGCGGCTCGTTCTATCAGATGACGCTGCTCGAGGTCGGCGCCACGTCGCTCAAGGGCCGCACCATCGACGTGAAGGGCGCAGAGCGGGACAGCTTCGAAATCCCCTTGCCGTGA
- a CDS encoding YceI family protein: protein MLSTRINLGLILALSLAATGCEDPTKDKAKAEVSAPAAPATPAAAADTQTLTFSNSDSKVEFVGAKVTGKHDGSFGTFTGSVKLVSADVTKSQVNVDIDAASITTDTAKLTGHLKGSDFFDVEKFPKARFESTNIKAGGEKGATHTVTGNLELRGVKKSISFPATIKVEGSNVSVDSEFSINRKDFGLNYPGKVDDLIRDDVLIKLTIRAATKSS, encoded by the coding sequence ATGTTATCCACCCGCATCAACCTCGGACTCATCTTGGCTCTCAGCTTGGCCGCCACCGGATGTGAGGACCCAACCAAGGACAAAGCCAAGGCGGAGGTCAGCGCGCCGGCGGCGCCTGCAACCCCTGCGGCGGCCGCGGACACCCAGACCCTCACCTTCAGCAATTCGGATTCGAAGGTCGAGTTCGTGGGAGCCAAGGTCACCGGAAAACACGACGGCTCGTTCGGAACCTTCACCGGCTCGGTGAAGCTCGTATCCGCGGACGTGACCAAGAGTCAGGTGAACGTCGACATCGACGCCGCGTCGATAACGACCGACACCGCCAAGCTCACCGGCCACCTCAAGGGCTCGGACTTCTTCGACGTGGAGAAGTTCCCCAAGGCCCGCTTCGAGTCGACGAACATCAAGGCGGGAGGCGAGAAGGGCGCGACGCACACGGTCACCGGCAACTTGGAGCTGCGCGGCGTGAAGAAGAGCATCAGCTTCCCGGCGACGATCAAGGTCGAGGGGAGCAACGTCTCCGTCGACAGCGAGTTCTCGATCAATCGCAAGGACTTCGGCCTGAACTACCCCGGCAAGGTCGATGACCTGATCCGCGATGACGTGCTGATCAAGCTGACGATCCGCGCGGCCACCAAGTCGAGCTGA
- a CDS encoding LysR family transcriptional regulator, translating into MAAIRRSARAPALDELRAFARVAELGAFAKAARELGVPTSTLSRAVTRLESSMGVRLLHRTTRTLRVTEQGADLLQRITPALVTLRDAVREVEASEHAPRGRLRVTTPTDIGISFLAELIGDFSQRYPEVSVDLSLTQRVVDLVAEGFDLAIRAGELRDSSLVVRRLGGTDAQLFAAPGYLERRGAPRALGDLNEHDLVLFRPVHGRTRWVLGSGARELTLDVRGRIGCDDFSFVRAAVVAGAGIGLVPRLICARDEADGRLVRVLPRFTGRLGSLHLVYPSARHIPAKVAVFRDFLLERLSQDTTPQTGSRRR; encoded by the coding sequence ATGGCCGCGATCCGTCGCTCCGCTCGGGCTCCTGCGCTGGACGAGTTGAGGGCTTTTGCCCGGGTTGCCGAGCTCGGCGCCTTTGCCAAGGCGGCGCGCGAGCTGGGAGTTCCGACCTCGACGCTGAGCCGCGCGGTGACACGACTGGAGTCGTCGATGGGGGTCCGGCTCCTGCACCGCACGACGCGCACGCTTCGGGTCACCGAGCAGGGGGCGGACCTGTTGCAGCGCATCACCCCGGCGCTGGTGACGTTACGGGACGCCGTGCGGGAAGTCGAAGCGAGTGAACACGCGCCACGCGGCCGTTTGCGCGTGACGACACCCACGGACATCGGGATCAGCTTTCTCGCGGAGCTGATCGGGGACTTCAGCCAGCGTTATCCCGAGGTGTCGGTCGATCTATCACTCACCCAGCGTGTCGTCGACCTGGTCGCGGAAGGATTTGATCTCGCGATTCGTGCCGGGGAGCTCCGAGACTCCTCGCTCGTCGTGCGGCGACTCGGTGGGACGGACGCCCAGCTGTTTGCGGCGCCGGGTTATCTCGAGCGGCGCGGTGCCCCGCGCGCCCTGGGTGACCTCAACGAGCATGACCTGGTGTTGTTCCGTCCGGTGCACGGGCGCACGCGCTGGGTTCTGGGCAGCGGTGCGCGCGAGCTGACCCTCGACGTTCGGGGGCGGATCGGTTGTGACGACTTCAGCTTCGTGCGGGCGGCCGTCGTCGCCGGCGCGGGCATTGGACTCGTGCCCCGATTGATCTGCGCACGCGATGAGGCTGACGGGCGCCTGGTGCGAGTCCTGCCGCGGTTCACCGGGCGCCTGGGCTCCCTGCACCTGGTCTACCCCTCGGCGCGACACATTCCGGCCAAGGTCGCGGTCTTTCGGGACTTCCTCCTGGAGCGGTTATCCCAAGATACGACACCGCAGACGGGCAGCCGGCGGCGCTGA
- a CDS encoding GMC family oxidoreductase, with amino-acid sequence MSSPAWDFVVIGSGFGGSVSALRLAEKGYRVLVLEKGKRFAKTDFAKNNWELGRWLWDPKRGLAGIFQMTFLRHVTILHGVGVGGGSLVYANTLPTPPPPFFAAPSWAQLADWKRELEPHYATARRMLGSTENPKETPGDRVLGEIARELGRPEHFHRTEVAVFFGEPGREVPDPYFDGEGPARTGCTFCGACMTGCRVGAKNTLDRNYLYLAEAKGASVRPETEVTRVRPRAEGGYVVETRGSFDGGDVGSFETANVVFAGGVMGTIPLLLALRDDPQGLPRLSPRVGDFVRTNNEALIAVLSPGSDDDFSAGVAITSILHTDEHSHIEPVRYGKGSSFFRMLTLPHASAKSPIRRLLGAAREMVAEPGRWLAAYTTRRMSEVTQILLYMKTLEGSLRFRLGRSAFTGFRRGLVSELAPGTTAPTAFIPEATELARRFAQKTGGVLSTMATETLLGIPTTAHILGGACMGRDAEEGVIDHQHRVFGYPGLYVVDGSAISANPGVNPSLTITALAERAMSFIPARAAG; translated from the coding sequence ATGAGCAGTCCGGCCTGGGATTTCGTCGTCATCGGCTCGGGTTTCGGCGGCAGTGTGTCGGCGCTGCGGCTGGCGGAGAAGGGCTACCGCGTGCTCGTGCTCGAGAAGGGCAAACGCTTCGCGAAGACCGACTTTGCCAAGAACAACTGGGAGCTCGGGCGTTGGCTCTGGGATCCCAAGCGAGGCCTCGCCGGGATCTTCCAGATGACGTTCCTGCGACACGTCACGATCTTGCACGGCGTCGGTGTGGGCGGCGGCTCGCTCGTGTATGCCAACACTCTCCCCACTCCGCCTCCACCGTTCTTCGCTGCGCCGTCCTGGGCGCAGCTGGCGGACTGGAAGCGGGAGCTCGAGCCGCACTACGCGACGGCGCGTCGGATGCTCGGGTCGACGGAGAATCCAAAAGAGACGCCGGGCGACCGAGTGCTCGGCGAGATCGCACGAGAGCTTGGGCGCCCCGAGCACTTTCATCGCACCGAGGTCGCCGTGTTCTTCGGAGAGCCCGGTCGTGAGGTGCCGGACCCATACTTCGACGGAGAAGGCCCCGCTCGCACTGGCTGCACCTTCTGCGGAGCCTGCATGACGGGCTGTCGCGTCGGGGCGAAGAACACCCTGGACCGCAACTACCTGTACCTCGCGGAGGCCAAGGGGGCGAGCGTGCGCCCCGAGACCGAGGTCACGCGGGTCCGGCCGCGTGCCGAGGGCGGCTATGTGGTCGAGACCCGGGGCAGCTTCGACGGCGGTGACGTCGGGAGCTTCGAGACCGCGAACGTGGTCTTCGCCGGCGGTGTGATGGGTACCATTCCGCTCCTCCTGGCGCTTCGCGACGATCCCCAAGGGCTGCCGCGCCTCTCCCCGCGGGTGGGGGACTTCGTTCGCACCAACAACGAGGCGCTGATCGCGGTGTTGTCCCCGGGATCGGACGACGACTTCAGCGCGGGTGTCGCCATCACCTCGATCCTGCACACCGACGAACACAGTCACATCGAGCCCGTTCGTTACGGAAAGGGCTCCTCGTTCTTTCGCATGCTGACGCTCCCGCACGCGTCGGCGAAGAGCCCAATCCGTCGGCTGCTGGGCGCGGCCCGGGAAATGGTGGCCGAGCCTGGGCGCTGGCTTGCCGCTTACACGACGCGGCGCATGTCCGAGGTCACGCAGATCCTGCTCTACATGAAGACCCTCGAGGGCAGCCTGCGCTTCCGGCTCGGCCGCAGCGCATTCACGGGTTTTCGGCGCGGTTTGGTCAGTGAGCTGGCGCCCGGCACCACGGCTCCGACGGCGTTCATCCCCGAAGCCACGGAGCTCGCCCGCCGGTTTGCCCAGAAGACTGGCGGTGTGCTGTCGACGATGGCCACCGAGACTCTGCTCGGCATCCCGACGACCGCTCACATCCTGGGCGGCGCGTGCATGGGCCGCGACGCCGAGGAAGGTGTCATCGATCACCAACACCGAGTCTTCGGATATCCGGGGCTCTACGTGGTCGACGGCAGCGCCATCAGCGCCAACCCCGGCGTGAATCCGTCCCTCACCATCACGGCGCTGGCAGAACGCGCGATGAGCTTCATCCCGGCGAGGGCCGCTGGTTGA